The following proteins are co-located in the Imtechella halotolerans genome:
- a CDS encoding sugar O-acetyltransferase — MKTEKQKMLSGELYNSFDEELMKDRVKARLLLKQLNDSREDEVVKRDGILNELLPQAGDNLWIQPPFYCDYGTNIITGEGVFFNFNCVVLDVMEVNIGSKTMFGPNVQIYTATHPLDYKIRNTGLEYAKPITIGENVWVGGSVVICPGITIGDNSIIGAGSVVTKSIPANVIAAGNPCKVIRNL; from the coding sequence ATGAAAACAGAGAAACAGAAAATGCTTTCAGGAGAACTTTATAATTCCTTTGATGAAGAGCTGATGAAAGACCGGGTAAAAGCAAGATTATTATTAAAACAACTGAATGACTCACGAGAAGACGAGGTTGTAAAACGAGATGGAATATTAAATGAATTATTGCCACAAGCAGGTGATAATTTATGGATACAACCACCATTTTATTGCGATTATGGTACAAATATAATTACGGGCGAAGGAGTATTCTTCAATTTTAACTGTGTAGTTTTGGATGTTATGGAGGTGAATATTGGTAGTAAAACCATGTTCGGTCCTAATGTTCAAATTTATACTGCGACACATCCTTTGGACTATAAAATTCGAAATACAGGTTTAGAATATGCTAAACCTATAACTATAGGCGAAAATGTTTGGGTTGGAGGAAGTGTTGTTATTTGTCCAGGTATTACTATTGGAGATAATTCTATAATAGGAGCAGGGAGTGTCGTGACAAAGAGTATTCCGGCAAATGTAATTGCAGCTGGGAACCCATGTAAAGTTATACGTAATTTATAA
- a CDS encoding acyltransferase family protein — protein sequence MVRASSAFSDSKRHFLILDALRGIAAIVVVLFHFLEVYSGGDHIKQFINHGYLAVDFFFMLSGFVMAHAYDDRWNKMTVKDFFKRRLIRLHPMIIFGMTLGAICFYFGESTFFPKIADTSVWQLILITLIGYTLIPVPPSMDIRGWSEMHPLNGPAWSLFFEYFANILHVLVLRKLSKTILSVLVFMAGIALVHLAVTSPNGDIIGGWSLEPEQLRIGFTRLMFPYMAGMLLRRVVTVVEGRNTFLLSGFLLVVVLSFPRLGGYDNLWINGIYDSLSVILVFPVVIYLGAIGKVKSGIFQKICMVLGDISYPIYIIHFPITYIFYAWVTNNNIPLGQGVLIGMLILIGTVILSFIALKKYDEPLRNWLANRFTTNNLK from the coding sequence ATGGTAAGGGCAAGTTCTGCATTTTCAGATTCCAAGAGGCATTTTTTAATTCTAGATGCCTTGCGTGGTATTGCAGCAATAGTAGTTGTTTTGTTTCATTTCCTTGAGGTATATTCAGGCGGTGATCATATAAAACAGTTTATTAATCATGGTTATTTAGCTGTTGATTTCTTTTTTATGCTTTCAGGTTTTGTTATGGCACATGCCTATGATGATCGTTGGAACAAAATGACAGTCAAGGATTTTTTTAAACGAAGACTAATTAGACTTCATCCAATGATTATATTCGGAATGACTTTAGGTGCAATTTGTTTTTATTTTGGAGAATCTACTTTTTTTCCGAAAATAGCAGATACTTCTGTTTGGCAATTAATATTAATAACACTTATTGGTTACACCTTAATTCCAGTTCCTCCGTCCATGGATATTAGAGGGTGGAGTGAAATGCATCCACTTAACGGTCCTGCTTGGTCTTTATTCTTTGAATACTTTGCAAATATTTTACATGTCTTAGTGCTAAGAAAGTTATCAAAAACAATTCTCTCCGTATTGGTCTTTATGGCAGGTATAGCATTAGTTCATTTAGCCGTAACAAGTCCTAATGGCGATATTATTGGTGGTTGGTCCTTAGAGCCTGAACAATTAAGAATTGGTTTCACAAGACTTATGTTTCCATATATGGCGGGAATGTTACTCCGACGTGTTGTAACGGTTGTAGAGGGGAGAAATACATTCTTATTGAGTGGGTTCCTATTAGTTGTAGTTTTATCTTTTCCAAGATTAGGAGGGTATGATAATCTATGGATAAATGGTATTTACGATTCTCTTTCTGTCATTTTGGTGTTTCCTGTGGTTATCTATCTAGGGGCTATTGGTAAAGTTAAAAGTGGTATTTTCCAGAAAATATGTATGGTTTTAGGTGATATATCATACCCAATTTATATTATTCATTTTCCTATAACTTATATTTTTTATGCCTGGGTCACCAATAATAATATACCATTAGGACAAGGAGTTTTAATTGGGATGTTGATTTTGATAGGAACCGTAATTCTATCCTTTATCGCATTAAAGAAATATGATGAACCTTTAAGAAATTGGTTAGCTAATCGTTTTACGACAAATAATTTAAAGTAA
- a CDS encoding AraC family transcriptional regulator, whose translation MKKPKYSHIEIDSDRSFFFDHVHIVWDEQISFHQSPDWELSYIITGSGTRVIGDVMETFSKGEIIFIPPMIPHVWYFDEHVHDKDGKIENITIIIPESLLNNCLEVFPEAKIPIENLKKIRKGMSLEGDILSYVQTLMKSMLYQNNLEQLSSLLNIFSKIATSKDMRVVGFTEKKNNNSKKMQKIYRYILVNYNNKITLDDVSEHMGMNRSSFCTFYKRESGKSFFSAIREYRINCACSILKETKMSIGEICFAVGFNDIPYFNRSFKKQIGCSPNHYRIQNNKS comes from the coding sequence ATGAAAAAACCAAAATATAGTCATATTGAAATCGATTCTGATAGGTCTTTCTTTTTTGACCATGTGCATATTGTTTGGGATGAACAAATTTCCTTCCATCAAAGTCCTGATTGGGAATTGTCATATATTATTACGGGTAGTGGAACTAGAGTTATTGGGGATGTTATGGAAACTTTTTCTAAAGGAGAAATAATATTTATACCACCTATGATTCCGCATGTTTGGTATTTTGACGAGCATGTACATGATAAAGACGGTAAAATTGAAAATATAACAATAATAATTCCTGAATCATTATTAAATAATTGTTTAGAGGTGTTTCCTGAAGCAAAAATTCCAATTGAAAATTTAAAAAAGATAAGGAAAGGGATGAGTTTGGAAGGTGATATTTTATCTTATGTTCAAACTTTAATGAAATCTATGCTCTATCAAAATAACTTAGAACAATTGTCATCTCTGCTTAATATTTTTTCCAAAATAGCAACAAGTAAAGACATGAGAGTGGTGGGGTTTACAGAAAAGAAGAATAATAATTCCAAAAAAATGCAGAAAATTTATCGTTATATTCTTGTAAACTATAATAATAAAATTACCCTAGATGATGTATCAGAACATATGGGAATGAATAGGTCTTCTTTTTGCACTTTTTATAAGAGAGAGAGTGGGAAATCTTTTTTTTCTGCAATAAGAGAGTATAGAATAAATTGCGCCTGTTCTATCCTAAAAGAAACAAAAATGTCTATTGGCGAAATATGTTTTGCAGTTGGCTTTAATGATATACCATATTTCAATCGATCTTTTAAAAAACAAATTGGGTGCTCTCCCAATCACTATCGAATCCAAAATAATAAAAGTTAA
- a CDS encoding serine hydrolase domain-containing protein: MKNRLLSLVLIISSLLCTKGTLLYSQSIELSIDSLIATKFQSDQPGGVFLASRQGKVIYKKAVGLANLELGVPMQTNHVFEIGSLSKQFTAIAIMMLLEEGKLGLDDPVTKYIPDYPTAGHSITIHHLLTHTSGVKDFTQVSGLNDIASIDKTPLELIDFFKNEPMDFPPGEQYKYNNSGYVLLGYIIEVVSGASYEDFINNQIFQKVGMTSSNYNSHSKVIKNRASGYQLKKEQLLNRRIISFTLPYASGALMSTVDDMYKWQKAITNHELINKETTEKVFTNYTTSNGNPIDYGYGWHLKDSDDYLFIEHGGSIFGFKSMGVYIPEVDLYVIGFSNCDCNSPTQLVRDIARLILSR, encoded by the coding sequence ATGAAGAATCGATTATTGTCTCTAGTATTAATTATAAGCTCCCTATTATGTACTAAAGGAACCCTACTCTACTCACAATCTATAGAATTATCTATTGATTCACTTATAGCTACCAAATTTCAATCGGATCAACCCGGGGGTGTATTCTTAGCTTCTAGACAAGGGAAGGTTATTTATAAAAAAGCAGTGGGACTGGCAAATTTAGAACTTGGTGTACCAATGCAAACCAATCATGTCTTTGAAATTGGTTCCCTTAGCAAACAATTTACTGCGATTGCTATTATGATGCTCTTAGAAGAAGGCAAACTTGGACTGGATGATCCTGTTACCAAGTATATCCCCGACTACCCAACTGCTGGTCATTCCATCACTATCCACCATTTATTAACCCATACCTCTGGTGTAAAAGACTTTACACAAGTTAGTGGCCTTAATGACATTGCATCAATAGATAAGACCCCATTAGAACTTATTGATTTCTTTAAAAACGAACCTATGGATTTTCCACCTGGCGAGCAGTATAAATACAATAATTCAGGGTATGTTCTCCTTGGATATATTATTGAAGTAGTGTCAGGTGCATCCTATGAAGATTTTATAAATAACCAAATCTTCCAAAAAGTAGGAATGACTTCCTCAAATTACAATAGTCATTCAAAAGTCATTAAAAACAGGGCATCAGGCTATCAACTTAAAAAAGAGCAGCTGTTAAACCGTAGGATCATTAGCTTTACCCTACCCTACGCCTCGGGTGCACTTATGTCCACTGTTGATGATATGTATAAGTGGCAAAAAGCCATCACAAACCATGAACTTATAAACAAGGAAACCACTGAAAAGGTCTTTACAAACTATACCACTTCCAATGGAAATCCTATAGATTACGGATATGGATGGCACTTGAAAGACTCCGACGATTACCTTTTTATTGAACATGGCGGATCTATATTTGGATTTAAATCCATGGGCGTTTATATTCCGGAAGTTGATCTATATGTAATTGGGTTTAGTAACTGTGATTGTAATTCTCCAACTCAATTGGTTAGAGATATAGCACGATTAATCCTTAGTAGATAA
- a CDS encoding reverse transcriptase domain-containing protein, producing the protein MIENVLKNENLQQAYQRIFVNKGASGVDGKSVNDLLSDLQKHQKVYIQSIREGNYQSAPILGIEIPKSNGKTRLLGVPTVVDRVFQQAIQQVLQPIFEQDFQTHSYGFRPKRNAHQAMHQSFIGHCL; encoded by the coding sequence ATGATAGAAAACGTATTAAAGAACGAAAACCTACAACAAGCATACCAACGGATATTCGTTAACAAAGGCGCATCAGGGGTGGATGGTAAATCGGTAAACGATTTACTCTCCGACTTACAGAAGCACCAAAAGGTGTATATTCAAAGTATTCGAGAAGGAAATTACCAGTCCGCCCCCATATTGGGTATTGAAATACCTAAATCCAACGGAAAGACGCGCCTCTTGGGTGTTCCCACAGTGGTAGACAGGGTATTTCAGCAAGCCATACAACAAGTGCTGCAACCCATATTCGAGCAAGATTTCCAAACACACAGTTATGGTTTTCGTCCTAAGCGTAATGCCCACCAAGCCATGCATCAATCCTTTATCGGCCATTGCTTATAA
- a CDS encoding RteC domain-containing protein — MQKQESSKEIFWTDSKNVLIELVYVLHVSGVISHGIIDIRRISLMHPLGIE; from the coding sequence ATGCAAAAGCAGGAAAGTTCTAAAGAAATATTCTGGACTGACAGTAAAAATGTCCTTATCGAATTGGTTTATGTGCTTCACGTTTCAGGCGTGATTTCCCACGGCATAATCGACATTCGAAGAATAAGTCTGATGCATCCCCTTGGCATAGAGTGA
- a CDS encoding RteC domain-containing protein: protein MILYLQDLLFFDKKDIVKTGFKSDDEEEIPFFRTIKPQILGKLIHYNKVYRIETTCPVSR, encoded by the coding sequence ATGATATTGTATCTACAAGACCTGTTATTTTTTGACAAAAAGGATATTGTTAAAACAGGTTTTAAAAGTGATGATGAGGAAGAAATACCATTTTTCCGAACTATTAAACCACAAATTCTTGGTAAGTTGATTCATTATAACAAGGTTTATCGCATTGAAACGACTTGCCCAGTTAGCAGATGA
- a CDS encoding YARHG domain-containing protein — translation MKKCIYLILIVFNLNATAQTLKDCSTCLVQIMQPEQIENLSIDEIQYLANDLIARKGYNFKRGDIDFYYSQNVTDLLPQRKTTRNTTPTQTVVLLMCFM, via the coding sequence ATGAAAAAATGCATTTATTTAATCCTCATTGTTTTCAATTTAAACGCAACTGCCCAAACATTAAAAGACTGTTCAACCTGTTTAGTACAAATAATGCAACCAGAACAAATCGAAAACTTAAGCATTGATGAAATTCAGTATTTGGCAAATGATTTGATTGCAAGAAAAGGCTACAATTTTAAACGAGGTGACATTGATTTTTATTATTCTCAAAACGTAACTGATTTATTACCTCAAAGGAAAACTACAAGAAATACGACTCCAACACAAACAGTAGTGCTGCTGATGTGTTTCATGTGA
- a CDS encoding DUF2306 domain-containing protein: MIKLNTFIWKIFWILLIVLSAYYLYSAINYRFFNEGLGPTFWNKQFWFVSHLITAVLPLILGPFQFWVWFRNRYIKLHRLLGKLYIMGCLLGGLTAIYLGITQPYDGSIIPTLLLATLWLFMTSAAWLTVKQKNILAHRLFMIRSYTLTLAFVFLRILSDLVYEHNFLAFIDNQDVRDATYEWMSWVIPILVVELYISWIPSIKKNKRKITSS; this comes from the coding sequence ATGATAAAATTAAATACTTTTATTTGGAAGATATTTTGGATTTTACTTATAGTTTTAAGTGCTTATTATCTTTATAGTGCAATAAACTATCGTTTTTTTAACGAAGGTTTAGGGCCGACATTTTGGAATAAACAATTTTGGTTTGTTTCTCATTTAATAACTGCAGTACTTCCATTAATTCTTGGCCCTTTTCAATTTTGGGTTTGGTTTCGTAATCGTTATATCAAATTACATAGATTGTTAGGGAAGTTATATATTATGGGATGTTTATTGGGAGGTCTAACAGCAATTTATCTAGGGATAACTCAACCCTATGACGGCTCAATAATTCCAACCTTGCTGCTAGCGACTCTCTGGTTGTTTATGACTTCAGCTGCATGGTTAACTGTTAAACAAAAAAATATTCTAGCCCATCGACTATTCATGATTCGAAGTTATACTCTAACACTTGCCTTTGTATTCCTCCGTATTTTATCTGACTTAGTTTACGAGCATAATTTTTTAGCTTTTATTGACAATCAGGATGTTCGAGATGCAACATATGAATGGATGAGTTGGGTAATTCCGATATTGGTTGTGGAATTATATATTTCATGGATTCCGTCTATTAAGAAAAATAAGCGAAAAATAACCAGCAGCTAA
- the tnpA gene encoding IS66 family insertion sequence element accessory protein TnpA: MTRTKNVLKMRDLVAQYHSSDQSEEQFAKGHGVSKSKLGYWIRMLEEESHSKPISNFVTLTPNQKAITP, encoded by the coding sequence ATGACCAGAACAAAAAATGTCCTAAAAATGCGAGATTTAGTAGCCCAATACCACAGTAGTGATCAATCTGAGGAACAATTTGCTAAAGGACATGGAGTGAGTAAAAGTAAATTGGGATATTGGATTCGTATGTTAGAAGAAGAATCCCACTCAAAGCCCATCTCGAATTTCGTAACTCTTACTCCAAATCAGAAAGCCATCACGCCTTAA
- the tnpB gene encoding IS66 family insertion sequence element accessory protein TnpB (TnpB, as the term is used for proteins encoded by IS66 family insertion elements, is considered an accessory protein, since TnpC, encoded by a neighboring gene, is a DDE family transposase.), whose protein sequence is MIALSSVLTFELYLPPTDMRKSFDSLRGLILQELGQSPSDGTVYIFINKARNKIKLLHWQSGGFVLYYKRLESGNFEVPQYHQVIGGSP, encoded by the coding sequence ATGATTGCCTTAAGTAGTGTACTTACCTTTGAATTGTATCTACCACCCACGGATATGCGCAAGAGTTTTGATAGTTTGCGCGGATTGATTCTTCAGGAATTGGGACAAAGTCCCAGTGATGGTACTGTTTATATTTTCATCAATAAAGCCCGCAATAAGATCAAACTGCTCCACTGGCAATCCGGTGGCTTTGTCTTGTATTACAAACGTCTGGAATCGGGAAATTTTGAGGTTCCCCAATACCATCAGGTTATCGGGGGCTCACCCTGA
- the tnpC gene encoding IS66 family transposase has product MALRLYFRPAITHQELEKENQELRQINETIQREIAALKLQLSQVYKLINGFKSERFSPEVLEHQLSLFAPQETTPKETASKETITYTQEKQKHPGRHALPEHLPVSEIIIEPEQDTPGLKKIGEEITETLEYSPASLIKKRTIRPKYAKKEGEGVLIAQLPSRPLEKSIAEASLLAHILVSKFVDHLPFYRQIQRFHRDFGWEPASSTLSDWMSGCCELLEPLYNALKQKILASGYIQADESPIKVLDSDKKGSTHQGYQWVYHDPTGKLVLFDYRKGRGQHGPKELLQGYQGYLQCDGYTVYDKIGADPAITTAGCLVHARRIFNDALDNDKARSEKALRFISTMYQQERILKETAGEDFEMRKMLRLQKIQPHVQELKTWIETEQYSILPKSAIGKAMSYFLNQYPKFETIFEDGRIELDNNRIENAIRPMALGRKNYLFAGSHKAAQNAAMIYSFLVSCKMQGVNPQIWLQHTLEKLPDYNIQKLDELLPGYQAS; this is encoded by the coding sequence TTGGCCTTAAGGTTGTATTTTCGCCCTGCGATTACCCATCAGGAATTAGAGAAAGAAAATCAGGAACTGCGACAAATCAATGAAACTATTCAAAGGGAAATTGCTGCGTTAAAACTACAGCTTTCACAGGTTTACAAACTCATTAATGGGTTTAAATCGGAACGCTTTTCTCCAGAAGTACTCGAGCATCAATTATCCTTGTTTGCTCCACAGGAAACAACACCTAAGGAAACAGCTTCTAAAGAGACCATCACCTATACCCAGGAGAAGCAAAAACATCCCGGACGTCACGCCTTACCGGAACACTTACCAGTATCCGAAATCATCATCGAGCCTGAGCAGGATACTCCCGGACTGAAAAAGATCGGTGAAGAAATCACCGAGACCTTGGAATACTCTCCGGCGAGTTTGATAAAAAAGCGCACCATACGTCCCAAGTATGCAAAAAAGGAGGGTGAGGGAGTTTTAATTGCACAATTGCCTTCCAGACCTTTAGAAAAATCCATTGCCGAGGCGAGTTTATTGGCCCATATTCTGGTGAGCAAGTTTGTGGATCATTTACCTTTTTACCGCCAAATACAACGTTTCCATCGTGATTTTGGTTGGGAACCGGCCTCCAGCACCCTTTCCGATTGGATGAGCGGATGCTGCGAACTCCTGGAACCACTCTACAATGCATTAAAGCAAAAAATCTTAGCATCAGGGTACATTCAGGCCGATGAATCGCCGATTAAAGTATTGGATAGTGATAAAAAAGGCAGTACACATCAAGGTTACCAGTGGGTTTATCACGATCCCACCGGAAAGCTCGTGCTTTTTGATTACCGAAAGGGTCGTGGGCAGCATGGCCCTAAAGAACTTCTTCAGGGCTATCAGGGCTATCTGCAATGTGATGGCTATACGGTCTATGATAAAATCGGAGCAGATCCGGCCATTACCACGGCAGGATGTCTGGTGCATGCGCGTAGAATATTTAACGACGCACTGGATAATGACAAGGCACGATCAGAAAAGGCGTTAAGGTTTATCAGTACTATGTATCAGCAGGAACGCATTCTTAAGGAAACAGCGGGGGAAGACTTTGAAATGCGCAAAATGCTACGGTTGCAAAAAATACAACCTCATGTTCAGGAATTAAAAACCTGGATAGAGACAGAACAGTACAGCATACTGCCAAAAAGTGCTATTGGTAAAGCCATGAGCTATTTCTTAAATCAATACCCAAAGTTCGAGACCATTTTTGAGGACGGAAGAATTGAACTGGATAATAATCGCATTGAGAATGCCATAAGACCCATGGCTCTAGGACGTAAAAACTACTTATTTGCCGGCTCTCATAAAGCAGCCCAAAATGCAGCCATGATATACTCTTTTCTTGTAAGTTGTAAAATGCAAGGAGTGAACCCTCAAATATGGTTACAACATACCCTTGAAAAGCTACCGGATTACAATATCCAAAAGCTTGATGAATTGCTCCCAGGATATCAGGCTTCATAG
- a CDS encoding Fic family protein, whose product MKSFKSGTYISQGTYKSFQPNLINKQWLLDDMEIIDLLSKADRHLGRLDMYSEYIPDVDLFISMHVLKEATQSSKIEGTQTNMEEALLDKEDVSHEKRDDWEEVQNYIEAMQKAISMLKEIPFSSRLIRQTHKILLQGVRGEHKLPGEFRSSQNWIGGASINDATFIPPTHSSIAELMSDLEKFTHNQEIYFPDLLKIGIIHYQFETIHPFLDGNGRVGRLLITLYLVNNEILKKPILYLSDFFERNKTLYYDNLMRVRTHHDIKQWLKFFLVGVIETAKKGVNTFDEILKLKTNVELNVQTLGSRANNAQKIVQYLFKHPMIEVDKVVEITEVSKRTAYNLIDDLEQLEIIKEITGGKRSKLYVFDAYLKLFR is encoded by the coding sequence ATGAAGTCATTTAAATCTGGTACATATATAAGTCAAGGTACATACAAAAGCTTTCAGCCCAACCTTATAAACAAGCAATGGTTGTTAGACGATATGGAAATTATAGATCTTCTCTCTAAAGCCGATAGGCATTTAGGGCGTTTAGATATGTATAGCGAATATATTCCAGATGTAGACTTGTTTATTAGTATGCACGTACTTAAAGAGGCTACACAAAGTAGTAAAATAGAGGGTACACAAACCAATATGGAAGAGGCGCTTTTAGATAAAGAAGATGTTAGTCACGAAAAAAGAGACGATTGGGAAGAAGTGCAAAACTATATAGAGGCAATGCAAAAAGCTATTAGTATGCTTAAAGAAATCCCTTTTTCAAGCAGATTAATAAGGCAAACCCATAAAATTTTATTACAAGGGGTTAGAGGTGAACACAAATTACCTGGAGAGTTTCGTAGCAGTCAAAATTGGATAGGTGGCGCGTCTATAAACGATGCAACTTTTATTCCGCCAACACACAGTAGTATAGCAGAATTAATGAGCGATTTAGAAAAGTTTACGCATAACCAAGAAATATACTTTCCTGATCTCTTAAAAATAGGAATTATCCATTATCAGTTTGAAACCATACATCCTTTTTTAGATGGTAACGGTCGTGTTGGGCGTTTGTTAATAACGCTTTATTTGGTCAATAATGAAATCCTAAAAAAACCAATTCTTTATTTATCAGATTTTTTTGAACGAAACAAAACTTTGTATTACGACAACTTAATGCGCGTACGTACACACCACGATATTAAACAATGGTTAAAATTCTTTTTAGTAGGTGTTATTGAAACGGCTAAAAAAGGAGTAAATACGTTTGATGAAATTTTAAAATTAAAAACTAATGTAGAACTTAATGTTCAAACACTTGGCTCAAGAGCTAATAATGCTCAAAAAATCGTGCAATATTTATTTAAACACCCAATGATTGAGGTAGATAAGGTAGTCGAAATAACAGAGGTGTCAAAGCGAACAGCATATAACTTAATAGATGATTTGGAGCAATTGGAAATTATCAAAGAAATCACAGGTGGTAAACGTAGCAAATTATATGTTTTTGATGCTTATTTAAAATTATTTAGATAA
- a CDS encoding PIN domain-containing protein, giving the protein MTIVFLDSNIYRQLGQKFLENQDFKRLKDFLDSTYNDFGVLNVVQKEILDFYKKDIYNKLLQDYSRLKSQIEKNSLIQIEKLQDIEKEIDEGYKLAEKQFDVHKLRIGAESYSSAELLEFLLLNKRVNVRKDNTRDFLIAKDLIDFANGNKESQIILISDDDFFTTHIHVQEKIKKKKIENLHFFKSISDFLKEFGPIFDFVNEELVLKSIKIDLIKDELLKDIKCFPGYVSGFYSDKEYEDIPEIETLEIKDLEIHDYYVIKNISRDTYTIQISLAVPIVATYEQETKIEELEKFRKNPVYKYRDNYPESFDNQNRIIFDHKVLFLFEGVVNTKSETIENINFIDFFPDHFIWQEEMKKIKEQRKSIPTSQLCIDGNEHIFDENMGFYHISKFGPGLSWHYRCKKCGMIYDSGDFLD; this is encoded by the coding sequence ATGACCATAGTATTTTTAGACTCAAACATTTATAGACAATTAGGACAAAAGTTTCTTGAAAATCAGGATTTCAAGAGACTAAAGGACTTCTTGGATAGTACTTACAATGACTTTGGAGTTTTAAATGTAGTCCAAAAAGAAATTCTAGACTTCTATAAAAAAGATATTTACAATAAATTATTACAGGATTATTCTAGATTAAAATCACAAATTGAAAAAAATTCACTAATTCAAATCGAAAAATTACAAGACATTGAAAAAGAAATTGATGAAGGATATAAGTTAGCTGAAAAACAATTTGACGTTCACAAATTAAGAATTGGTGCCGAAAGTTATTCATCAGCTGAGCTCTTGGAATTTCTTTTGCTGAATAAACGCGTAAATGTACGGAAAGACAATACTAGAGATTTTCTTATTGCAAAAGATTTAATTGATTTTGCAAATGGCAATAAAGAATCTCAAATAATTCTGATTTCCGATGATGACTTTTTTACCACACATATACACGTCCAAGAAAAAATAAAAAAAAAGAAAATTGAGAATTTACACTTTTTCAAAAGTATATCTGATTTTCTAAAAGAATTTGGACCAATATTCGACTTTGTAAACGAAGAATTAGTTTTAAAATCTATAAAAATAGACCTCATAAAAGACGAGTTACTTAAAGATATAAAATGCTTTCCTGGATACGTTAGTGGTTTTTATAGTGATAAAGAATACGAGGATATCCCAGAAATTGAGACTTTAGAAATTAAGGATTTAGAAATTCACGATTACTATGTTATAAAAAACATTTCACGAGACACTTACACAATTCAAATTAGTCTTGCAGTACCAATAGTCGCAACATACGAACAGGAAACTAAAATAGAAGAGTTAGAAAAATTTAGAAAAAATCCTGTGTATAAATATCGAGATAATTATCCCGAATCATTTGACAATCAAAATAGAATTATTTTTGACCATAAAGTGTTGTTTCTCTTTGAGGGTGTTGTAAACACTAAATCGGAAACTATAGAAAATATCAATTTTATAGATTTTTTCCCTGACCATTTTATATGGCAAGAGGAAATGAAGAAAATAAAAGAACAAAGAAAGTCAATTCCAACATCACAATTGTGTATTGATGGCAATGAACACATTTTTGATGAAAATATGGGATTTTATCATATTTCAAAATTTGGGCCTGGCTTGTCCTGGCATTACAGATGTAAAAAGTGCGGAATGATTTATGACTCAGGAGATTTTTTAGATTAA
- a CDS encoding OB-fold protein, translating into MDNNLRHLISASTLAFFTFIAFGSMNEDKSEKSNEPTDSERIQADESLTQDEKDSLLFIERQKEIRIRENQTVSAKDLYYTYQQNEVSADNNFKDKWFYVEGIVEDIKKDIMDDIYVTLKTGEAIGSVQCFVDDADVASKLQKGQKITVYGKCSGLMINVLMIDCKVVENFSDLEFK; encoded by the coding sequence ATGGATAATAATCTAAGACACTTGATTTCAGCCTCCACTTTAGCATTTTTTACATTTATAGCTTTTGGCAGTATGAATGAAGACAAATCGGAAAAATCAAATGAACCAACAGATTCTGAAAGAATTCAAGCTGACGAAAGCTTAACTCAAGACGAAAAAGATAGCCTTTTATTTATTGAAAGACAAAAAGAAATCAGAATAAGGGAAAACCAAACTGTTTCAGCAAAAGATTTATATTATACATATCAACAAAATGAAGTAAGTGCAGATAACAACTTTAAGGATAAATGGTTCTATGTTGAAGGTATAGTTGAAGATATTAAAAAAGATATAATGGACGACATTTATGTAACTCTAAAAACTGGCGAAGCCATAGGAAGTGTGCAATGTTTCGTTGATGATGCAGATGTTGCTTCTAAATTGCAAAAAGGACAAAAAATTACAGTTTATGGTAAATGTAGCGGATTAATGATTAACGTTTTGATGATAGATTGTAAAGTAGTTGAGAATTTTTCAGATTTAGAATTTAAATAA